A genomic segment from Ptychodera flava strain L36383 chromosome 19, AS_Pfla_20210202, whole genome shotgun sequence encodes:
- the LOC139118111 gene encoding uncharacterized protein — protein MVCKLQTYMTATGLDEEGVADGRKRAVLLHCLGVEGQRIFHSLGDCPTYKDAVDKIESHFGPRKSIIVQRHRFRQRGQRPGESTASYVATLKELVAQCNFGSLADEMVRDQLIEKTNSTRVRERLLMEPDTLTLEKAVTLAEQIESALADSHVIGIDSTPSIKPIKVKQEPETKVQGVYKGQYNRGNSRRKTREKWSANGDSSDRATQSKNVVCGNCGADSHITRHPTCPARGKKCSKCHKVGHFGRVCRSSATRRVRQIDTLDEPTQETYVYTVSGSTPADSKFKSCATTINGVSLSLMIDLGAKVSIMNEKLYQQHFRHVPLTATNQVLTSYTGDTIPVIGIAKLTVQYEEQRVDNFPFYITRQGSNLMGINLFNALGFQISRHGIPVNSIGSKVKDKFPQLFTGLGKISSSVLDKV, from the coding sequence ATGGTATGCAAGCTTCAAACTTACATGACGGCCACAGGACTAGACGAGGAAGGAGTAGCAGATGGTAGAAAACGCGCGGTCTTACTCCACTGCTTAGGTGTGGAAGGGCAACGAATATTTCACTCTCTTGGAGACTGTCCGACGTACAAGGATGCTGTGGACAAAATTGAGTCTCATTTTGGTCCACGGAAATCCATAATCGTACAGCGCCATCGCTTCAGGCAAAGAGGCCAGAGACCAGGTGAGTCCACGGCAAGTTATGTCGCTACCCTGAAAGAGCTTGTAGCCCAATGTAATTTTGGCAGCCTCGCCGATGAAATGGTCCGAGACCAGTTAATTGAAAAAACCAACTCAACTCGAGTCAGAGAACGTTTACTGATGGAGCCTGACACCCTAACCCTAGAAAAAGCAGTAACACTTGCTGAGCAGATCGAAAGTGCCCTCGCTGATTCACATGTCATTGGGATTGATTCTACACCCAGTATTAAGCCAATCAAAGTGAAGCAAGAGCCAGAAACAAAAGTACAAGGTGTCTATAAAGGACAATACAACAGGGGTAACAGCCGCCGGAAAACCCGCGAAAAATGGTCTGCAAATGGCGATTCCAGTGATAGGGCCACACAAAGTAAAAATGTTGTTTGCGGCAACTGTGGGGCTGATAGTCATATCACACGTCATCCTACCTGTCCCGCTCGTGGGAAAAAATGCAGTAAATGTCACAAGGTTGGTCACTTTGGACGAGTGTGTAGAAGCTCTGCAACTCGCAGAGTCAGGCAAATCGATACATTGGATGAACCGACTCAAGAGACATATGTTTACACAGTTTCAGGCAGTACACCTGCTGACAGTAAATTTAAGTCCTGTGCTACTACAATAAATGGAGTCAGTCTCAGTTTGATGATCGATCTTGGAGCTAAAGTTTCTATAATGAACGAGAAGCTGTACCAGCAACATTTCAGACACGTCCCACTCACAGCTACAAACCAAGTACTGACTAGCTACACAGGGGATACTATACCGGTTATTGGTATCGCAAAGCTGACTGTGCAGTATGAAGAACAGAGAGTAGACAACTTTCCGTTCTACATAACAAGACAAGGCAGCAACCTCATGGGTATCAACTTATTCAACGCACTTGGATTCCAGATCAGCAGACATGGTATACCAGTGAACTCAATAggctcgaaagtgaaagacaagttTCCTCAGTTGTTTACTGGGCTAGGTAAAATCTCCAGCTCTGTACTGGACAAAGTATAG